One window from the genome of Pseudomonas sp. L5B5 encodes:
- a CDS encoding DUF1652 domain-containing protein has protein sequence MISALELRRIIETSFLPLHCQCTIGHDGAMTVRICDPASGRVDLFVTGIATRSLTSARAICELVAELRYDLRHAGLVAEQGGQRPAGR, from the coding sequence GTGATCTCAGCCCTCGAACTGCGCAGAATCATCGAAACCAGTTTCCTGCCCTTGCATTGCCAATGCACCATCGGTCACGACGGTGCCATGACCGTGCGTATCTGCGATCCGGCCAGCGGTCGTGTCGACCTGTTCGTGACCGGCATCGCCACGCGCTCGCTGACCAGTGCGCGGGCCATCTGCGAGCTGGTCGCCGAGCTGCGCTACGACCTTCGGCATGCCGGGCTGGTTGCGGAGCAAGGTGGCCAGCGCCCGGCGGGACGCTGA